In Nicotiana tabacum cultivar K326 chromosome 10, ASM71507v2, whole genome shotgun sequence, the DNA window GTTCCCCTTCACCCCcgttgtataggtggtaatatgctcttgatggtccgaagtcccatcatattttggcacATCGGAAATTTTAAACCGTTTCGGGATCAATTCTGGTGCCGCGCTTAGTTTGTACGacaattgagtatacttctttgagtccgaCCCTTTTAACACCGGAGGTGCACCCAGGATTTGGTCCATGCGAGCGTTTACTTCTCTCATTAACCATAGGAGTTCGCTTTTGAAAGGATTGCTCTCACTATTGTGACCGGATTCGCTCCCTCCGGCTCCATCGAAACCGACCTTACCCCTCAgggtgttgttgtcgaccctcttCGTTGTTTGATTTACGGGAGCACCGGGAAGAATTGGACCTTGTCCATTCACGTTATTGGAAGCGTCCGATAACGCCTGTTTTAGTTCTGTCATAACCATGTCCTACCGCGTGAGATGGCCTAGGATGAGCTCTTGTTGCTCCTGCAAGACCCTTACTGCTTCAACAACATGCTCTTTTTCAGCATCACAGGAGTCGCCTCCCGAACATGTCGCGGGTATCGCTTGCCGTGGACCGGCGTGGCATCGTTCCCCTCACGTCAGGTATCACTGATTAAATCCTCGTGCTGAGGCTAGTCTCATTGGTTCTCAAGATTGTGTGTATTGTTGACACCATTATCTGCCATTTTCTGTGACTTTTTGTAATCAAAAATGTgttagtaaaagaggcaaggatcaacttaattaTACGACTGTCTAGgacccacggtgggcgccaaattatttacctGTAAAACGGTAAAGTTGAATTTATGTGTGATTTAttgacaagtgaattaatttgatacGGAATTCAACTAACAATCTCACAAAGTTGAGCTGGAGTTAGCTGCTAAAAGAGGTCTCGCGGCAAGACCTGGTTCTTCCGGTTCTTCTGGTTCCGGTTCTGAATTCTCGAGGACTGAAGAGGAACCGGAGGGCGAAGATGTTGAAGGCCAAAATGATGAAGGCTAAGATATCCAATCGGTGACGGATCTACCCACTTCCCCTGGGGATGCAGATGCTTCTCTTCCTCCGGGTTCCGGAGATGCAACAGTTtagcttttcatttcttttcccaAATTTTGTACCTGTACCATTTTGGCAtttttattgtaaataaaaaCATCTTTTGTTTAAGTATTGCATGAGTCTTTCTGCGTTCTTTTATTTGAACATTTACGCAAGTTTAAATCGTTCCTTCTTATTTAAGTGTTTTGCACAAGTTTATTTCTTGCGTCTTTTTTCGTTTAAATATTTGTGCAAATTTGCTTTTTGCGTCTTTTGTGTACAAGTTTTCGGGTGTACAATTTTATGGGTACACACTAATGTTCAAGAATAGAAAGAATCTTCAGAAAATTTGCAACTAAAGCCTTTGTCATTTGCCGCAAtagacaaaagaagaaaaaaatgtacTCTACATAGAAGATTTTGTTAGACTGCTGGTCTAAGCCGTCCAATGTCTTTTCCTTTTGTGGTCTTCTTTCTTCTATTCTattctattttattctttttttttcgtcATATGAGAGTTTGAGACTAGTGACAAACGTAGTATATATGTCCatattgttatgaaataaaggcaatttagtaaaacatgaacaagaaatttaagcaatttagtaaaacatgaacaagaaatagagatagagagaaggaagagattttcttcttcaattgtgtgtattttcctatctattacaaggccattatataggcatgaaaagtgaagaaaatatgtcatgaaatatgtcattgaacatagaaaatatgtcattgaatatgttattaatcatttgagagaaagatcatggaggaagagtagacatccaccatattttgatttttatcataacactcccccttagatgtccataaataatgtgcctcgttaaaaccttattagaaaaaaaaacctatgggaaaaaaaaatcctaatgaaggaaaaagagtacacatatttagaaatacgccttttggttgcctcgttaaaaaccttgcaagaaaaatccaatgggacaaaaccttgtaaggaaaaagagtacaacgcgtattaactcccctgatgagatcatcagttcacatcgttgagccttcgtatcccaatcttgtacactagtttcttgaaggttgacgccggtagatatttggtgaacaaatcagccatattatcacttgaacggatccgttgcacattaatatcaccattcttttgaagatcatgtgtgaacaataatttaggtgaaatgtgctttgtcctaactcctttatgaatcctccctttaattgggctatgcatgttgtattttcttcatacaaaactttgggtagtttatcacacttcaaaccacatttgtctcgaataagatgtatagtatacctcaaccatacacattctcgacttgcttcatgaatagcaattatctcagcatgattaaaagaagtagccacgattgattgcttagtcgatcgccaagatatgacagtgccacacatgtaaacacataacatgtttgagatcaaaccttgtgtgtgtcagataaatacctcacatcgacataaccaacaagatcggtattgcaatcattgccataaaataagcccacacCGGTAATCCCTCTTAGATaacgcaatatgtgtttgatttcattccaatttctccttgagcggagctatatcttgctaagacattaactgaaaaatttatgtcatgccttgtagtgttagcaagatatattagcgcaccaattgcattaagatatggtactttaggaccaaaaatctcttcattattttcatgaggtcagagtggatctttatttatatcgagtaatctcacaaccatcggggtacttaatggatgtgttttatccacatagaagctctttaaaatctttttagtgtatgctgattgaaggacaaaaattccatctttcatatattcaatttgtagaccaagacaaaattttgtctttccaagatctttcatttcaaattgtttaaacagtctactgctttaggaagctctccgggagttctaatgatatttgaatcatcaacatacatggcgattataacaaattcaaatccatatccttttataaggacacaaggacaaattgaattattcttatacccttctttcaacaagtattctctcgggcgattataccacatgggccctgattgtttcaatccgtataaggatttttgaagctttatttaataaatttcttggaaaccttaatatgctccaagacaatttaaatctttcaatgatatCCACTATACGCATATCAGGTTTTTcatatattgccagattaaaacctgaagtgactatatccactataagagaacatgtctccatataatcaatgtgaggatatttactaattttcttgtgccacaagtcgtctttatgtctatcgacttgaacctTTCGCACAAAAACACATTTATACCataattgactttatactttcaggtgttggactatccgtccaacttcacatttttcaagagaaatcaaTTTTATTGCGtatttttttatttggccaatcttttatccgtccaaatttcatgacagatttgatctcaagatcctcgtcaatattaatcatattgagcgctacattatattaacaatatcgtcgacaatcattttatgtcggttccattattacccaataaagacataacttattgagatctctttatttcattattttcaggtacctgagcctctcccatgaggtcttatgaagtgttatgtcgtggtgctcttctagggcacttgcctccttattatgaccattttgaatatttgcccctctccttcttcaaggagttttatctttggaaccgattggtctgttacacttcatgtgtgccatagactctgtcccttatggactttattctatttggagcattagcagctgaaatatgacatttagctttgggtcagcaaatgcgtctggcaataatttgtaaatgaatatcacttgaacttcaagtttatattttcttgtacgaggatctatatgtattcataataattcatttcacgtatcactttctcagctgcccattttctccccctaatgttgggatcaccaacacatttcccaaccatctttgggaactcatcttttgtgcattttggtggcataattaaatcatatagcacatccatatttctatatagaaattatttggttcatgaccctgaaccgattgtgatagggagaaatttttataacttggctagatgcgtataagtgctgctgtatattaaataataaatctcataccaaattttatttttggaagttttgttttcataaccaatgatttagctataattggaggcatacaatttctgctaaaccaacttggatttaaaccagtattattaagataaatcatcataatttatattctggaattgtgctctaataatttgagcaagcaatcttgcaaaaaccaactgcaagttgataacaaatgcacatgtgaccataaaaatagatgcatctattaaaattatataatagtaaacggtccacatggcaggtgactgtgcatatatatatatatatatatatatatatatatatatatatatatatatatcaccttttattccttcaagaaatcaaaggattcaatcccaacctttaactggtatatcatgagaataagcagcacaagagaattcttgaagaatcttctattcttcaatatgtgtcaatgtaattcttaattaatttttcgcatcataattgaaccgatatggtcaaccggtcatgccaattaatatttattttagtaaatctctagtttacttgtggcatatgattccagcatcatgcttatatttgtgtagtacaaatagaaagaagatcgggtaacctttcatatttacccggtatgattatagaaatatgaagatattcaatcttcctttcatttatagtctcaatatgccaatcactttgacttatatatttgaaactcaaaaagtttcttttgagactttacaatatcaatgtcatgaataagtttattcatccggggtagtaacaaattagtttttccggagttcttaacaacttttgtactacaagatcttttatcataccattcatatggtaaatgtctccttcacggagaaaattatatcataataaattgtcatggtcaaaatcatcataagcaaaatcatttcttgctttaattttgcctttaataacttttataaggcatggcaaaataatatttggcatatcacatgtacgcgaccaatgacatattcatgtaaccacacaataatatttattctctttattttactcaaacctcccttagaggtgagttgtgtggtattcatataatcatgaattgcatgtctttattcattgcttttatcacatattgccacattcaactttaggaatgagtttgcattctcaatgcttatcataagtcacattctcttcaaggaatggatcataatcagcgacatgctttattattttcataccaatttgatggtaagcatcgccttcacattttgaaggactattttgagaacccttattgttctccttttataatcatagtgataattattattattttgatatttggaacgcctacgttcattgttcaaccaattgtcttcattgaaacttattatgcattgttatcacattcacttcaagaatggaacaaatcaagtgggacaattttcatgccttttcatgaaaaatatattatttttctttagtcttcattatatcatcaatatggtacattgggactcaaacccaatgtcttaccaatataaaggcatgttaggccataataaattgggactcaaacccaactcttatcattatggagcatcaggacttgatccccatgtcttaccctcaatcaatggcataataggctaaacaatattgagattgattctcaagccttaatttcaatcacatgccaagaaagttatacaaaactaatttgcaacttagcaaatcaaatttgctttcttaattaagtgtacaaatctcaaattaATGTAAatctttattaattatttgtagcatctatatgaaatacaaccgtttgtagtcagaatatttcttctaaatttcataagagtttaaaaggatcataaaatcattgtcataatatttattgagtctctctcaaaaatattgttgttttcggggtataccctacctattggatttgatttaacgacatgactttccttcactcaattcaaccaagcaattagtgaataaatttatcaaaagtacacctaacacatatatagtactaatacataaattcagcatttatattacctaaaaagtgacattataggtaacaacttaccagttgtagcttgtgcatcattcatataaaatacttaaaaatagtAAGTCAGTAGCAAGTATCAAGTAGGTCATGGatactcaaaaatacctcttctagtaATCATACTAATCActgtttgctttcaaatgatacgaccataaattatgaagtatactttcAAATAGTTGGTTTGTTTTCCAAATATCATAGAAGTACtaattaatcaacctagataaagatgtgaagtatttcttgttttcttcaagatgatttatgtttttaatcagtatgaccaattgtattttattttttattccttttttttggtactatatgcaagtgtaaaaatccaaaaggaaaaaaaatattcatccaagtaaaagaaaatgtttaaagcggcaggacagattgaagatagttaacacataaatatgcataggacaatttatataaaatatccttggttaccatgacatgcatcatatcaacaattaactgctactatgattttcacatatagaacttcgaaaattttattccattcatgtaatataaaagatgtaatattaatatgtgcttatgcaatacaggtgtagtacgaagttgtgtgcatatgagattttaaaggaatgacaagtataagataatcataccttcttacatttcattacttaccatatatagtttctctttacatttaaccatgtgatgatatgtatgacttctaattgtaatctttccggatgtagaattttttttgtagatatatatatacaattagttagagactcgtgctgataacgtgttatgaaataaaagcaatttagtaaaacatgaacaagaaataaaagcaatttagtaaaacatgaacaagaaatagagatagagagaaggaagagattttcttcttcaattgtgtgtattttcctatctattacaaggcctttatataggcatgaaaagtgaagaaaatatgtcatggaatatgtcattgaacatagaaaatatgtcattgaatatgtcattaaccatttgagagaaagatcatggaggaagagtagacatccaccatattttgatttttatcataacaacttctaattttttgaagaattttcagaAACCATTATTGTTTAGTGTCTATTAATTTGCTATAGCTAccatttatttaatatatatatatatatatatatttttattaaattgaTCGCCACTGCGACAAAGTTATACATTCAAACCTCTATAACACCTTCGTTTATTCCGATATTTTTTTGCTGTTATAGTGaccatatattataacataacataaaaaattGCTTCAAAAGAAAACTTGGCCGTTATAATAAAGTATTGTTATAGAGGATGTCTATTATAGAGAGATTTGACTGTACTGGTGAAGTGGTACTCTGCACTCACTAATCTAAAATTCCGCACCGGGCGAGGCCATGATGTTCAATTATTTTCCCTTGAGATTGTGATGTTGCCTGATTCTACTTGACTCTCTTCTTTAAATTTCTTATATATATCACTTGCATAAAATTTTCTTGTTCTTAgcaccaaaatcaatgacacaatgCTTCCTGCAAATGTAGCTGCTGTAATTATTAGAAAAGCCTGCTTGTAACATTGGACTCCAACACAATTCAAATCCTCTCCAACTTTTCTAGCAATTCCCTTAGCTGCTAACTGTTTCAATGCTTCTTTATCATATAAATAGCCAGCCACTCTGACATTGAGTATATATCCACCTATAGGACTAGCTATAGAACCAAAATTATACAATGTAGCATAGTATTTTAGTCCAAATAACTcagaaattatagccaaaattaaTGGCCATTGAGCTCCAAAACAAAACCCTATGAGAATAGATGACGCGTAGAGTGAGTTTCGAACACCAAATGCAATGAGAAGATGGCCAACACAAGAGAGTAGAAGCACGAAAGTAAGCATCAAGGGGCGCGGAAAATTGTATTTCCTTAAGAAGATTTCTGAAGCAAAACCTGAAGCTACTCTTCCAAGATAATTCCATATGCTCACTAATGATACAAATGTACTTATGCTTGAATCTTGATAGTTTAAGGACTTACCAATTTGACCTAAGTTATCGATCGCGGTCAATGTACCTCCAACCCCAAATGTAGTAACTACAAATAGAATTAACATGTCAATGTTAAATAGTGCTTGTAAAATTGTGTGATCTTCACCTCTATTTGGTGACTTAAACGCGCTTTTAAAGCATGAAGTTATTGATTCAGGCTCAGCTGATGAAGGGATATTTTCCATTTGAATGGATACATTCAATTGTGAAAAGTTAGTAGCAACTTGTCTTTTGCTTTTCCAATGATTAAGTTCTTCTCTAATGACTAAAATTAGAGGTGAGAATACTAAAACCAGAACAACAGCACCACTTAAAGAATACTCAGCCCTGTCAAAAGTAAGCTTTCTTTGGATGATGATCATAATCAAGAGAAATCCAGCAAGTCCAAGTGAAAAATAGAGAAGATTATATAACATTTTGACCTCATTTTCTTGTCGAGTGACCTTCATAATCCGAATTGAAGGGAGAAAAAAGAACGATACAAGGACGGGGAACCAAGAAATGAGTAAGATCAAAGACTTACCATTATCTCCATAAAAAGCAAGGTACATTTGTGTCATAATCGCGCCACTTAGGCCAACTGCACCTTTTAATAGGCCTAACACGATGCCTCGACTACTAGTGAAATTCTTGACACAAGTAACAGTTGCACCAGTATTTGTAAATGATTGAGAATTTGCACCAATGCATATATACAAACACATTCGCCAAACATGGGGTTTAGAAATTCGCCCCGTTACAGCCAACCATATCATGAAGTAACCAAAAAAGTTCAAGATTGCACCTATAGCAAGAACTGCCCAAGGTGGTataatttccataattaaaccaGCAATTATGGCTAAATTACCACCCAAATCCTTGAAAAAGCTAATCATGTTTAGTGTTGTTTGATCATAACCTAATGAGGATTTTATCTCCCCTGAATATAGGCCAAATATGAAAGTTGCACCAGCCATTGATAGTATCATTAGAGAAGAAAATGCCATGAACCAACGGCTAGTTAGCAAATGGAGGCTAAACCTCCAAATCTCTGGCATTGCCATTATCTTTGTTTGGAGTTTTGACTGACATATTATAAGGGGGATTTAATACTAATGATCATTGGTTTGTGTTCGAGCTGTTTTAATATTATATACATGAATTTTGTCTCTTATACTAATTTTTTGTAGCAATTGGATATTTGAAAATCTTATGCCGGCAGCTATATGATTGCTTGTTGAATTCTTTGTGTAATCTGAACTCTTAAAATGAGGTtaactgatcacgcccaactctagtgcTACAaaagtgtttaccgtgaaaatggtaataacaattaaatttgatttagtagttctaaaaatatgtgatctatttttatgctagttgttaggcactTGATGCTACGTGAAAAACTTAGAAACGGAATAAGAGCTTAAAAACGAGATGTTAATCAAACCGAATCATTGCCAATCgaggcctcgagcttgcctattcgagggcctcggggtcgagtctgaagctcggctgggagctatcgaaggtggtcgatggagactaacagttataaataaatcaaaggcggctctttatggccaataataagcaataagtGATGAACAATAAATCGAACACAATAAATATGAACAATAAATGAGATAACGAGaccaagagaatgtgttagagagtagagagcatgttctagtatatttagtatggagcaacaAATGTTTACAAGATGGTAAGGATCCCCTTTTTATAAGAGaaaaaatcccaacatagtataagtgcatttattacaaagatatggagatgggacagctagttaATGTCATGATACgggctcagactagcctgacagactttGTCGGTTCTAGCTTCACGCCTCGGTAACTCCTCACTTTTCCATCATAGTCGTTGGCCTGCATCGCCTCGAGGTCGAGCGTCGATAGCCTTCAAGGGTGGACCTCGACCCTAGTCCCGAACCTTGTGAAATATGCTTACGAGGCATTATAGTGACGGAAAATTGAACCCTCCAATTttaccgtacacagatagtctccgcatttcttagagtgaaagtgaTAAGAAACTACCTTGAATTCCTGCCCCTCTGGTACTTCTGTAATGACGACAGTCATAAGGTGCCAAAATACGATGTACACACAGCCCCTGAAAGCCTTTGCATTGATTATGGCGGTTAGCTGTCCCTTGGCATGATTCAGCGTGCGTGCAGGGCCTCTATAAATACTCCTCTTCCCGTCCTTTACAACTCATTGCATCACCAAGCCCCCAAAAAGGTTCCTTATACctttacttttgttctttcttctaaATGCAACTTCCCTTTCTCTTCCGGAATATTTCAGGAACGGCGAAAACTTCTGCCTCTGCTTCTCAGGAAAGCGTGACCTCCTCATCTTCGCTTCCATCTAAAGGCAAAATGGCAATGCCTCCTCGTGCTGAGGAATGTGTTCCAGAATTTTTCGCAAAGGCTTCCGATTTCAAAGTCGAGAGACCTTCTTTGAAGCCCGGGCGCCGCGAGCCCGTATCTTAGTATATTAGCTCAGTATCAGATGTTGAAAGGGTGAGGACTGATTTCTGCTGAGGAGACACAGTGCTTGTGGAGATCCCTACTCGGGAGGAGGATATAACGACATACAAAGTCGGTTTCctcagtgtgtatacttacccattTACCCTTGGGCCGGTAGGGCCATCCTTGCCTCCGATGGACTCCTTGATTCTCGACTTCTGCCAACGATACCAAGTAACCCTCGGACAAATTCACCCTTCATTTTAGGCCATTGTCTAAATGATCAAGTAGTGTGTTAGCATGATTGAGGAGATgcccttcaccctcgatcacctgaTCAGGATATATAGTCCCCGTCTCTTTCGTGGGGTTCTGATTAAGCTTCACTGCCGAGCTCCGAGGGCCCTTTTTGCTTGTATCAAAGAAATTGGGAACGGGTGGATGAGTCGCTTTGTCctagtaaggacttcggacctgatcctaGTGGAAAGGATGCCGTTCCCCGGAAGGAGGAATATGGAACGTAAGTAGAGACACTATCTAGCATTTCCTTACTTCTTTTTAGGTACATCTTTCCATGCGCTTAATATTTTTCGTTGGTGCAGCCGTGGAAATTTATCCTGGTGCAGTCACGGACCTCTCGGGTTAGGTCGGTCGGCTAGACTCAATTTGCCCATATACCGAGCGAGTGTGGCGTGACCTGTCTCGAGCTCGATGGGAAGCTAAGGACCATGGTGAGCTTTCGCCCCTATTGCAGTCGTACCTTCTAACTTGAATCGCTATTGATAACGCACTCACTCCCTGGGCTTACCTCTTTCATTTGTGCAGGTCTAGGGGAGATTCCCTTGATGAAGAGAACATCACTTGGTGACGAGAGTACTTTGGGACCCGACgaagggaagaaaagacaaagggaaCCGTCGAATGAACCTTCTAAATCCAAGAAAATCAAGGTGAAAGAAACTAAAGCCGACCCAATAGCCCTAACTCCGGGGGCAACTGGAAGTCCCCGAGTCGAAGACGAGAGGGAAAATAATTTCTTAATAACGCCCGAGGTAGAGGAAAAGTCGATCGATTCTCAGGCCATAGAGATGGTGGCTCTTGAGCCGGAGCTTGATGTCATCGTGGTCCAACTTCAGAATGAGGAGGCCATTGAGGGGGTATTGGGTGATGTCCCCAAGCCGGCTGATGGCCAAAATACCCCTCAAGATGGAACACATTTGGTAGGCGGCTCAGAGGAGCCCAGTTCTGGAGCCCTTCATGGACAAGAGATAGCCCTGATTGACCCTACTGGTGCCATTGTCGTGAGTGATTCCCCTCAAGGAACGACCTTACCCCCTAAGGGAATACAAGGTGTCCCGAATGAAGAATCTTCTGATGCAGGGGTGCCTATCGGAGACAGAGAGGTGATCAAAAGGCCTTCAACCGCTCCCGAGGGAATTCCCGAGCTCGATACTTCACTCATCTTCGGCGAGATGAGCAGGCTTTGCGAGCAGGTAGCTTTTGTAAATCCTGTCTGCCGTTCTGATCTTTGTCGCTCTGATCTTTGTCTTTCTAACTTGCCTTTTTCATGGCTTCAGGCCAAGGTGCTTTATAATTAGACTTTCACCCGGTTTCAGGCTGAGGTGA includes these proteins:
- the LOC107777641 gene encoding protein NUCLEAR FUSION DEFECTIVE 4-like, translated to MAMPEIWRFSLHLLTSRWFMAFSSLMILSMAGATFIFGLYSGEIKSSLGYDQTTLNMISFFKDLGGNLAIIAGLIMEIIPPWAVLAIGAILNFFGYFMIWLAVTGRISKPHVWRMCLYICIGANSQSFTNTGATVTCVKNFTSSRGIVLGLLKGAVGLSGAIMTQMYLAFYGDNGKSLILLISWFPVLVSFFFLPSIRIMKVTRQENEVKMLYNLLYFSLGLAGFLLIMIIIQRKLTFDRAEYSLSGAVVLVLVFSPLILVIREELNHWKSKRQVATNFSQLNVSIQMENIPSSAEPESITSCFKSAFKSPNRGEDHTILQALFNIDMLILFVVTTFGVGGTLTAIDNLGQIGKSLNYQDSSISTFVSLVSIWNYLGRVASGFASEIFLRKYNFPRPLMLTFVLLLSCVGHLLIAFGVRNSLYASSILIGFCFGAQWPLILAIISELFGLKYYATLYNFGSIASPIGGYILNVRVAGYLYDKEALKQLAAKGIARKVGEDLNCVGVQCYKQAFLIITAATFAGSIVSLILVLRTRKFYASDIYKKFKEESQVESGNITISRENN